A stretch of the Paenibacillus dendritiformis genome encodes the following:
- a CDS encoding GNAT family N-acetyltransferase → MAAEVIEVKSEGQLQQCLEIRKEVFVEEQKVPLEEEIDELDSLDADSNHILITVDGQVAATGRMKWLDETTAKMQRIAVLKPFRGSGIGRSLMVALEQLARSMGAEKSVLDGQCQAEGFYHSLGYTTVSEEPFYDAGILHVRMEKKL, encoded by the coding sequence ATGGCAGCAGAAGTGATTGAAGTCAAATCCGAAGGACAGCTTCAACAATGTTTGGAGATTCGCAAGGAAGTATTTGTGGAAGAGCAGAAGGTGCCGCTGGAGGAAGAAATCGATGAACTGGATAGCCTTGATGCGGACAGCAATCATATTCTTATCACGGTAGACGGACAAGTAGCGGCGACCGGTCGCATGAAATGGCTGGATGAGACGACCGCCAAAATGCAGCGCATCGCTGTATTAAAGCCGTTCCGCGGGAGCGGGATCGGCCGTTCGCTCATGGTGGCGCTGGAGCAGCTTGCCCGTTCCATGGGAGCGGAGAAGAGCGTGCTGGACGGGCAGTGCCAGGCGGAAGGCTTTTATCACTCGCTCGGCTATACGACCGTATCGGAAGAGCCGTTCTACGATGCGGGCATTCTGCATGTCCGCATGGAGAAGAAGCTGTAA
- a CDS encoding DUF3892 domain-containing protein, producing the protein MDNRETIVAVQKNGDGDLTAFQTSTGRQLSYEQALNEVQAGNIAGVNVFKGRDGGMYLRGDADGDPTNNLDNLPLF; encoded by the coding sequence ATGGACAACCGAGAGACGATCGTGGCCGTGCAAAAGAACGGGGATGGCGATTTGACCGCATTCCAGACAAGCACAGGAAGACAGCTGTCCTACGAGCAAGCTCTAAACGAGGTTCAGGCGGGGAACATAGCCGGAGTCAATGTCTTCAAAGGAAGAGACGGAGGGATGTATCTGCGCGGCGACGCAGACGGGGACCCGACGAACAATCTGGATAATTTGCCGCTGTTTTGA
- a CDS encoding MBL fold metallo-hydrolase, whose product MTLRIQMIGTGSAFAKKYFNNNALLYTNTGKLLVDCGITAPQALYQLGVSFDELAGVLISHIHGDHVGGLEEYAFQMKFRYHRKPKLFIAAPLVVPLWEHTLKGGLTQEGLTCLEDAFDVHPLEPSQTSEPLPGLKVQLLETPHIPGKRSFSFLFNDTFFYSADMQFQPELLRRLVQEQGVTAIFHDCQLSGKAEVHAGLDELLTLPDFIQERLWLMHYGDEREAFEGKTGRMRFVKQQEQMEIQ is encoded by the coding sequence ATGACACTGCGCATACAAATGATTGGCACAGGAAGTGCCTTCGCCAAAAAATATTTCAACAATAATGCGTTACTATATACGAACACCGGCAAGTTGCTCGTGGACTGCGGGATCACGGCGCCGCAAGCGCTATACCAGTTGGGCGTCTCGTTCGATGAATTGGCCGGCGTCCTGATCAGTCATATACACGGCGATCACGTGGGCGGCCTGGAGGAGTACGCATTTCAGATGAAATTCCGGTACCACCGCAAGCCGAAGCTGTTCATCGCCGCTCCGCTCGTCGTTCCGCTCTGGGAGCATACGCTCAAGGGCGGGCTGACGCAAGAGGGCTTGACCTGCCTGGAGGATGCTTTCGATGTGCACCCGCTCGAGCCTTCCCAGACCTCGGAGCCGCTGCCCGGTCTGAAGGTACAGCTGCTGGAGACGCCGCATATTCCCGGAAAACGAAGCTTCTCGTTTCTGTTCAATGATACGTTCTTTTACAGCGCAGACATGCAGTTCCAGCCCGAGCTGCTTCGCCGGCTCGTTCAAGAGCAAGGCGTAACGGCCATCTTCCACGACTGCCAACTAAGTGGTAAAGCCGAAGTGCATGCGGGGCTTGATGAACTGCTCACCCTGCCGGATTTCATTCAGGAAAGATTGTGGCTGATGCATTACGGAGATGAACGGGAGGCCTTCGAGGGCAAGACCGGGCGAATGAGGTTCGTGAAGCAGCAAGAACAGATGGAGATTCAATAG
- a CDS encoding stalk domain-containing protein, whose product MTSRRRIAALALLGTILSGTFATVQVSAQEAASTATVGEKVQVVVNGNTIQDGGLMVDGRAFLSVRQLSDTLQAFVTWDDANKKVIIEKPNVDILLSKDNSPFGKVQTGKASFSIFAQVDNFPSSLEAVKFTITDPKGNATQIQQFNVEEKKDDPLWLRTDDFKYDFKSKGDYLISCYLKQKDGEFTLVSQKKLPAI is encoded by the coding sequence ATGACAAGCAGAAGAAGAATCGCAGCACTGGCTCTGCTCGGTACCATCTTGAGCGGAACGTTCGCAACGGTACAAGTCTCGGCGCAAGAGGCAGCATCGACGGCTACAGTAGGAGAAAAAGTACAGGTCGTCGTAAACGGAAACACGATTCAGGACGGGGGGCTAATGGTCGATGGACGAGCGTTTTTGTCCGTCCGCCAATTGAGTGACACGCTGCAAGCATTCGTCACATGGGACGATGCCAATAAAAAAGTCATTATCGAGAAGCCGAACGTAGATATCCTTTTATCCAAAGACAATTCCCCGTTCGGTAAAGTTCAGACAGGCAAAGCATCGTTTTCCATATTTGCCCAAGTTGATAATTTTCCTTCTTCCTTGGAGGCCGTAAAATTTACGATTACCGACCCGAAAGGGAATGCGACTCAGATTCAGCAGTTCAACGTCGAGGAGAAAAAAGATGACCCTCTCTGGCTGCGTACGGACGACTTCAAGTACGACTTCAAATCGAAGGGCGATTACCTGATCTCTTGCTATCTCAAGCAAAAGGATGGAGAATTTACACTCGTGTCCCAGAAGAAGCTGCCGGCCATCTGA
- a CDS encoding DUF1292 domain-containing protein produces MSEHQHNHDHDCGCGHDHEHDELVVTLVDEEGNEIDMALVETFNVGEQVYALLLERNNPEADGIIVRVDEEDEDMVLNPIEDDEEWERVQQAYDQLVASQED; encoded by the coding sequence ATGAGCGAACATCAACATAATCATGACCATGACTGTGGCTGCGGACATGACCACGAACACGACGAATTGGTCGTCACCCTGGTAGATGAAGAAGGAAATGAAATCGATATGGCCCTCGTCGAGACGTTCAATGTAGGCGAGCAAGTATATGCTCTGTTGCTGGAACGCAACAATCCGGAAGCGGATGGGATCATTGTGCGCGTAGACGAAGAGGATGAAGATATGGTTCTGAATCCGATTGAAGACGACGAGGAATGGGAACGCGTCCAGCAAGCTTACGATCAATTGGTGGCATCCCAGGAAGACTAA
- a CDS encoding DUF1885 family protein, whose translation MTQSAFITFVEGSAVPSVTLDELREQLLSYRHQTSLTGEQLGWEYADAAFPYTIETKPEHEEDWFYLKGTSPQYHFIVFGSGTKEGDPPRSRVQVVLPEGATHGDKAKGNELCKYLAKKWKAELTLFNGRTMYFNPRK comes from the coding sequence ATGACCCAAAGCGCATTTATTACGTTTGTGGAAGGATCGGCCGTACCATCCGTCACACTGGATGAACTGAGAGAACAGCTCCTCAGTTACCGACACCAGACCAGCTTGACTGGAGAGCAGTTGGGGTGGGAATACGCCGATGCCGCGTTCCCCTATACGATCGAGACGAAGCCCGAACACGAAGAGGATTGGTTCTACCTGAAGGGAACCTCTCCCCAATACCATTTTATCGTGTTCGGTTCCGGAACCAAAGAAGGAGATCCGCCCCGTTCCCGCGTCCAGGTCGTCCTGCCGGAAGGAGCGACCCATGGCGACAAAGCAAAAGGAAACGAGCTATGCAAATATTTGGCCAAGAAATGGAAGGCTGAGTTGACCTTGTTCAACGGCAGGACCATGTACTTCAATCCGCGGAAATAA
- a CDS encoding aminotransferase class I/II-fold pyridoxal phosphate-dependent enzyme — translation MNHHRTPLFSALKEHAARNPVQFHIPGHKKGAGSDAEFRDFLGDNAFSIDLINIAPLDDLHQPTAVIAEAQALAADAFGADYTFFSVQGTSGAIITMIMSVCSPGDKIIVPRNIHKSIMTAIIFAGARPVFVSPARDANLGIDHGITTRSVRRALEKHPDAKAVLVINPTYFGICANLKEIVDLAHSYGVPVLVDEAHGVLIHFHEKLPISAMEAGADMAATSVHKLGGSMTQSSVLNVNVKNGLVNPYRVQTIFSMLTTTSTSYLLLASLDTSRRNLALNGHAIAERTIELAEEARVQINAIPGLYCFGEDILGGEATYDFDPTKLTIHVRHLGITGYETENWLREHYQLEVELSDMYNILCLVTPGDSRDTIETLLTALRELSATHFEKNEVQELIVKIPEIPQLSLIPRDAFYADTEVVPFKESAGRIIAEFIYVYPPGIPILLPGEVISQQNIDYIREHVDIGLPVKGPEDRNIEYVKVIVEETAIF, via the coding sequence ATGAACCACCATCGGACGCCTCTTTTTTCCGCTTTGAAGGAGCATGCCGCCCGGAACCCGGTTCAATTTCATATTCCGGGACACAAAAAAGGCGCCGGCAGCGATGCCGAATTCCGGGATTTCCTCGGAGATAACGCCTTCTCCATAGACTTGATCAACATTGCTCCGCTGGACGATCTGCACCAGCCGACAGCCGTCATCGCCGAAGCGCAAGCCTTGGCTGCGGATGCCTTCGGCGCAGATTATACCTTCTTCAGCGTGCAGGGCACAAGCGGGGCCATCATCACGATGATTATGTCCGTCTGTTCACCCGGCGACAAAATTATCGTGCCTCGCAATATTCATAAATCGATTATGACGGCCATTATTTTCGCCGGGGCTCGCCCGGTGTTCGTATCGCCGGCAAGGGACGCCAATCTCGGGATCGATCACGGCATCACGACCCGATCGGTCCGCCGGGCGCTGGAGAAGCACCCGGATGCGAAGGCGGTTCTGGTCATCAATCCAACCTATTTCGGCATTTGCGCCAATCTGAAGGAGATTGTCGATCTCGCCCATTCCTACGGCGTGCCGGTGCTGGTCGATGAAGCTCACGGCGTCCTGATCCACTTCCACGAGAAGCTGCCGATCTCGGCAATGGAAGCAGGCGCGGACATGGCGGCGACCAGCGTTCACAAGCTGGGAGGCTCTATGACCCAGAGCTCGGTTCTCAATGTCAATGTCAAGAACGGGCTTGTCAATCCATACCGGGTCCAGACCATATTCAGCATGCTGACAACGACCTCTACTTCCTACCTGCTGCTCGCTTCGCTGGATACGTCCCGCCGCAATCTGGCGCTGAACGGCCACGCGATCGCGGAACGCACCATTGAACTGGCCGAGGAAGCAAGAGTGCAGATCAATGCAATTCCGGGCTTGTACTGCTTCGGGGAGGACATTCTTGGCGGCGAAGCGACCTATGACTTTGATCCGACCAAGCTGACCATTCATGTGCGCCATCTTGGGATCACCGGCTATGAGACGGAAAACTGGCTCCGGGAGCATTACCAGCTCGAAGTCGAGCTCAGCGATATGTACAATATTTTGTGCCTGGTGACGCCGGGCGATTCCCGGGACACGATTGAGACGCTCCTGACGGCTCTCCGGGAGCTGTCTGCAACGCATTTCGAGAAGAACGAGGTGCAGGAGCTTATCGTGAAAATACCGGAAATCCCGCAGCTCTCGCTCATTCCGCGGGATGCGTTCTACGCCGACACGGAAGTCGTTCCGTTCAAGGAGTCTGCTGGACGCATTATTGCCGAGTTTATTTATGTTTATCCGCCCGGAATTCCGATTCTCCTGCCGGGCGAGGTCATTTCGCAGCAAAATATCGACTACATCCGGGAACACGTCGACATCGGATTGCCGGTCAAAGGTCCGGAGGATCGAAATATAGAGTACGTCAAAGTGATCGTGGAAGAAACCGCGATATTTTAA
- a CDS encoding MFS transporter — MKKQMTVVVLMLMMVFIGFGIVIPVLPMMITDAGANEVHLGLMLSLYSLVSFILSPLWGALSEKVGRRPIILIGTLGFSASYALFGLADGSLWMMYASRLLGGLFSGAVTAVIVAYVADITPPERRTKGMAMVGMAIGLGFTFGPAFGGIISKLGHNAPFFAASALTLLTCLLGFALLQESLPKEKRMQPREAAPSRWTAFTGMMKYLYVLSFFVTFTLAGLESTLLYFQAVRIPDITAVDIGFMFFYCGLAGALVQGGIVRRYIKNGAEKKTIGAGLVISALGFFLLLLSSNMVNATIFLCVFGIGNALIRPCVTSLITQKTTVSQGVASGLNSSMDSFGRIAGPLLAVAIFKWNANLPYIVGGILCLAAIGLLVRFAAAERAKASAGTSI, encoded by the coding sequence ATGAAAAAACAAATGACTGTCGTCGTGCTCATGCTGATGATGGTATTTATCGGATTCGGCATCGTCATTCCGGTCCTGCCGATGATGATTACCGACGCTGGAGCGAACGAAGTGCATCTGGGGCTGATGCTCTCGCTGTATTCGCTCGTTTCCTTTATTCTGTCCCCATTGTGGGGAGCGCTATCAGAAAAAGTAGGCCGACGTCCGATCATCCTCATCGGCACGCTTGGCTTCAGCGCCAGCTACGCGCTGTTCGGATTGGCGGACGGCTCGCTGTGGATGATGTATGCCTCGCGCTTGCTCGGAGGCTTGTTCTCCGGAGCGGTGACTGCCGTCATCGTCGCCTATGTAGCCGACATTACGCCGCCGGAGCGGCGGACGAAGGGGATGGCGATGGTCGGCATGGCGATTGGTCTCGGCTTCACGTTCGGGCCCGCATTCGGGGGCATTATCAGCAAGCTCGGCCATAACGCGCCCTTTTTTGCCGCGTCGGCGTTGACGCTGCTGACCTGCTTGCTCGGCTTCGCACTGCTGCAGGAATCGCTGCCGAAGGAGAAGCGGATGCAGCCGCGCGAGGCGGCGCCTTCCCGCTGGACGGCCTTCACCGGCATGATGAAATATTTGTACGTGCTGTCCTTCTTCGTGACCTTTACGCTGGCCGGGCTGGAGTCCACCTTGCTCTATTTCCAGGCGGTACGGATTCCGGATATTACGGCCGTGGACATCGGCTTCATGTTCTTCTACTGCGGCCTCGCCGGCGCGCTTGTGCAGGGCGGCATCGTCAGACGCTATATTAAGAACGGAGCGGAAAAGAAGACGATTGGCGCCGGGCTGGTCATTTCGGCCCTCGGCTTTTTCCTCCTGCTGCTGTCGTCCAATATGGTGAACGCGACGATATTTTTATGCGTCTTCGGAATCGGCAACGCGCTGATCCGGCCATGCGTGACCTCCCTCATCACACAGAAGACGACGGTCAGCCAAGGGGTCGCATCGGGTCTCAATTCCTCCATGGACAGCTTCGGCCGGATCGCCGGACCGCTGCTGGCCGTGGCCATCTTCAAATGGAACGCCAATCTGCCTTATATCGTTGGCGGCATTCTGTGCCTGGCGGCCATCGGCCTGCTCGTTCGCTTCGCGGCGGCGGAACGGGCGAAGGCTTCGGCCGGAACTTCCATATAG
- a CDS encoding YktB family protein has translation MSTSFTGFNATDFQVFLTEGLEARMEGIREHIQPKFRAIGEELVGDAAVQSGQEMFLHIAKHARRTVNPPKDTWLAIGPNKRGYKSLPHFQVGLFDDHVFIWLAFIYEVANKRNIASMMLNDTKRFRSLVPADFVISMDHMQKDNVRLSDINDEELKKMLVRFRDVKQAEWLVGRNIAAHDPVLSDGEAFMALARRTLTALMPLYKLALEA, from the coding sequence ATGAGCACGTCATTTACCGGATTTAACGCAACCGACTTCCAGGTTTTCCTGACCGAAGGACTGGAAGCCCGGATGGAAGGAATCCGCGAACATATCCAGCCCAAGTTCCGAGCGATTGGCGAAGAGCTTGTCGGCGATGCCGCTGTGCAGAGCGGCCAAGAGATGTTTTTACATATTGCGAAGCATGCCCGGCGCACGGTCAATCCGCCGAAGGACACATGGCTTGCCATCGGTCCGAATAAGCGCGGCTACAAGTCGCTGCCCCATTTCCAGGTCGGTCTGTTCGATGACCATGTGTTCATCTGGCTGGCCTTCATCTATGAAGTGGCGAACAAGCGCAATATCGCGAGCATGATGCTGAACGATACGAAGCGGTTCCGCTCGCTTGTGCCGGCCGACTTCGTGATCTCGATGGATCATATGCAAAAAGACAACGTCCGCCTCAGCGATATCAACGATGAGGAGTTGAAGAAAATGCTTGTCCGCTTCCGCGACGTCAAGCAGGCGGAATGGCTCGTCGGGCGGAACATCGCCGCCCACGATCCGGTGCTGTCCGACGGCGAAGCGTTCATGGCGCTGGCCCGCCGCACGCTGACGGCGCTCATGCCGCTCTATAAGCTGGCCCTGGAGGCGTAG
- the gndA gene encoding NADP-dependent phosphogluconate dehydrogenase — protein MTKNQIGVIGLAVMGKNLALNIESRGFAVSVYNRSREKTDALLQEAAGKQLTGTYTIEEFVDSLAVPRKILIMVQAGQATDATIEQLLPHLDQGDIIIDGGNAHFPDTQRRSKYLEGKGIRFIGAGVSGGEEGALKGPAIMPGGQESAYKLVEPILTSISAKVNGDPCCTYIGPDGAGHYVKMVHNGIEYGDMQLICEAYHLLTTVLGVDTKELHSIFKEWNNGELDSYLIEITADIFSKYDEETGKPMVDVILDSAGQKGTGKWTSQSALDLGVPLSMITESVFSRFLSALKEERVAASKVLQGPATKPFTGDKAEFIENVRKALYASKIVSYAQGFAQMRAASDEFGWNLRYGDIAMIFRGGCIIRSRFLHNIKEAYDQDPELKNLLLDPYFKNIVETYQEAWRQVVAAAVAYGVPVPGFASALAYFDSYRTERLPANLLQAQRDYFGAHTFKRVDKEGTFHYNWLSE, from the coding sequence ATGACGAAGAATCAAATTGGTGTCATCGGCCTTGCCGTAATGGGCAAAAATTTGGCGCTTAATATCGAAAGCCGCGGATTCGCCGTATCTGTCTACAACCGTTCGCGCGAGAAGACGGATGCGCTTCTGCAAGAGGCGGCAGGCAAGCAGTTGACAGGTACATATACCATTGAAGAATTCGTGGACTCCCTGGCTGTGCCGCGCAAGATCCTGATTATGGTTCAAGCGGGACAAGCTACCGATGCGACGATCGAACAGCTTCTGCCTCATCTCGATCAAGGGGATATTATTATTGACGGCGGGAATGCCCACTTCCCGGACACTCAGCGCCGAAGTAAATATTTGGAAGGAAAGGGAATTCGCTTCATTGGAGCGGGCGTATCCGGCGGGGAAGAAGGAGCGCTGAAGGGGCCTGCGATTATGCCAGGCGGCCAGGAGAGTGCTTATAAGCTGGTAGAGCCGATTCTGACCTCGATCTCGGCCAAGGTTAACGGAGATCCTTGCTGCACGTATATCGGTCCTGACGGTGCGGGCCACTATGTGAAGATGGTTCACAACGGCATCGAGTACGGCGACATGCAGTTGATCTGCGAAGCGTACCATCTGTTGACGACCGTGCTTGGCGTCGATACGAAGGAGCTTCATTCGATCTTCAAGGAATGGAACAATGGTGAGCTTGACAGCTACCTGATCGAGATTACGGCCGACATCTTCTCGAAGTATGACGAAGAGACCGGCAAGCCGATGGTGGACGTCATTCTTGACTCCGCAGGGCAAAAGGGCACGGGCAAATGGACAAGCCAAAGCGCGCTCGATCTTGGCGTGCCGCTGTCGATGATTACGGAATCGGTATTTTCCCGCTTCCTGTCCGCCCTGAAGGAAGAGCGCGTCGCCGCGAGCAAGGTGCTGCAAGGACCGGCAACGAAGCCGTTCACGGGCGATAAGGCCGAATTCATCGAGAATGTACGGAAGGCGCTCTATGCGAGCAAGATCGTATCGTATGCCCAGGGCTTCGCCCAAATGCGCGCCGCATCCGACGAGTTCGGCTGGAACCTGCGCTACGGCGACATCGCCATGATCTTCCGCGGCGGCTGCATCATTCGCTCCCGCTTCCTGCATAACATCAAGGAAGCATATGATCAGGATCCGGAGCTGAAAAATTTGCTGCTTGATCCTTATTTCAAAAATATTGTGGAAACCTACCAGGAGGCATGGCGTCAAGTGGTTGCCGCGGCAGTCGCTTACGGCGTGCCGGTGCCGGGCTTCGCGAGCGCGCTTGCGTACTTCGACAGCTACCGCACGGAGCGGCTGCCTGCGAACCTGCTTCAAGCCCAACGCGACTACTTCGGCGCCCATACGTTCAAGCGCGTCGACAAGGAAGGCACCTTCCACTATAACTGGTTGTCCGAATAA